The following are encoded together in the Bacteroidota bacterium genome:
- a CDS encoding aminotransferase class V-fold PLP-dependent enzyme, which translates to MRYRTIARPGWKSRRDFLSSAGKGLGLAAISYASVGALLRDIDISAKSVEHLSPLQAASEEDFWSEIQQSFSVTRGIINLNNGGVSPSPRIVTDALVRYIWEQEDATAYTMWRILEPQSETIRTGLAEMFGCDREEIAITRNASESLEILLMGLRLQQGDEILTTTQDYPRMLTSLRQRERREGVTLKLVKVPVPAKGFGDIVDVFEKGITPKTRLILISHVINSTGQIMPVKSICELARSKGIEVVVDGAHSFAHLEFRQPDLGCDYFGTSLHKWLYAPKGTGFLYVKRDKIEKLWPLMAAEEKENPDIRKFEEIGTHSAAPKLAIGEAMLFHQGVGAKRKEARLRYLSRYWMSRLKDVPKIRINTSFDDDQSCAIGNVEIIGIEPGALAGHLMEKHKIYTTTFALDDFRGLRITPNLYTTIPELDRFVEAMKTVCSQGLPK; encoded by the coding sequence ATGAGGTACAGGACCATAGCCAGGCCCGGGTGGAAATCGCGGAGGGATTTTCTCTCCTCGGCCGGCAAAGGATTGGGTTTAGCCGCGATTTCGTACGCGTCGGTCGGGGCGCTTCTCAGGGATATTGATATTTCCGCGAAAAGCGTCGAGCATCTCTCGCCGCTGCAAGCCGCGTCGGAGGAGGATTTCTGGTCGGAGATCCAGCAGTCCTTCAGCGTGACGCGGGGAATTATCAATTTGAACAACGGAGGCGTTTCCCCCTCGCCGCGGATCGTCACCGACGCGCTCGTCCGTTACATCTGGGAACAGGAGGACGCCACCGCCTATACGATGTGGAGGATTCTGGAGCCCCAATCGGAAACCATACGGACGGGGCTCGCCGAGATGTTCGGGTGCGACCGGGAAGAGATCGCCATCACGAGAAACGCGTCGGAATCCCTGGAAATATTGCTCATGGGATTGAGGCTCCAGCAAGGGGACGAGATCCTCACGACGACGCAGGACTACCCCCGCATGTTGACGTCGCTCCGCCAGCGGGAGCGGAGAGAGGGAGTGACGCTTAAGCTCGTCAAGGTTCCGGTCCCGGCAAAAGGCTTCGGCGATATCGTCGACGTGTTCGAGAAGGGAATTACGCCAAAGACCCGGCTCATCCTCATCTCCCATGTCATCAACAGCACCGGCCAGATCATGCCGGTAAAATCCATCTGCGAACTCGCCCGGTCGAAGGGGATCGAGGTCGTCGTCGACGGAGCTCATTCCTTCGCGCATCTGGAGTTCCGGCAGCCGGATCTGGGGTGCGATTATTTCGGGACGAGCCTGCACAAATGGCTTTATGCGCCGAAGGGGACGGGGTTCTTATACGTGAAACGGGACAAGATCGAAAAACTCTGGCCCCTGATGGCGGCCGAAGAGAAGGAAAACCCCGATATCAGAAAATTCGAGGAGATCGGAACGCACAGCGCCGCCCCGAAGCTCGCGATCGGCGAGGCGATGCTCTTTCACCAGGGAGTCGGCGCGAAACGGAAGGAGGCGCGATTGAGGTATCTGTCGCGCTACTGGATGAGCCGGCTGAAAGATGTACCGAAAATCCGGATCAATACCTCATTCGACGACGACCAATCGTGCGCGATCGGGAATGTGGAAATCATCGGAATCGAGCCGGGGGCGCTCGCGGGGCATCTGATGGAGAAGCATAAGATCTACACGACGACATTCGCGCTCGACGACTTCCGGGGCTTGCGGATTACGCCGAACCTCTATACGACGATCCCGGAGTTGGACCGGTTCGTGGAGGCCATGAAAACGGTTTGCTCACAAGGGCTTCCGAAATAG
- a CDS encoding response regulator transcription factor, with the protein MKAARNSSGPVRVLITHDNASFRSGLRSFLDSQENIEVVGEADNGTLTIEVAKLLKPDLILMDISMPGVSGPEVFRSLKRVSPKSKLVMVNVHDEAGYRDLARQMGLSRFVSKRLLKNRLPEVLGRLRRVKDRASSRDRRSSTHHHHA; encoded by the coding sequence ATGAAAGCTGCGCGGAATTCATCCGGGCCGGTAAGAGTTTTAATAACGCACGACAACGCGTCGTTTCGATCCGGCCTTCGCTCCTTTCTCGACAGTCAGGAGAACATCGAAGTTGTGGGGGAAGCGGACAATGGAACCCTCACGATCGAAGTGGCTAAATTACTAAAGCCGGATCTCATTCTCATGGATATTTCCATGCCGGGAGTCTCCGGGCCCGAGGTATTCCGGTCGCTGAAGAGGGTCTCCCCGAAATCCAAATTAGTCATGGTGAATGTGCACGACGAGGCAGGATACAGAGATCTGGCCCGCCAAATGGGCCTGAGCCGGTTCGTCTCGAAGCGGCTCCTGAAGAACCGCCTCCCCGAGGTGCTTGGACGCCTCAGGCGAGTCAAGGATCGCGCTTCATCACGGGATCGTCGATCTTCCACCCATCACCACCATGCGTAA
- a CDS encoding Fic family protein — protein sequence MILEKFTAGTYTRQFGYRSFSPSRLNVEWTWSDPKVNALLAEANRMLGELNAFSSHVPDIELFIRIHVIKEATTSSRIEGTRTEMEDAVMKKSDVDAEKKDEWQEVHNYSRAMNYAIRRLKDVPISTRLLKETHKTLMAGVRGKRKLPGQYRRSQNWIGGANPQDAVFVPPHHTEVHSLMSDLENFLHNDQLQMPHLMRIAMAHYQFETIHPFLDGNGRLGRLLITLYLVSNDILSKPALYLSAYFEKHKATYFDNLMRVRTANDLLQWIRFFLVAVTETARQGTTTLKKILALRENIESNRLPTLGTKLPRARRLLTHLYKSPRLTTADVAGTLDVTPATANALIRDFVKLGILSETTGGRRNRIFTFHEYLDLF from the coding sequence GTGATCCTGGAAAAATTCACCGCGGGCACCTATACACGGCAATTCGGATATAGGAGCTTCTCGCCGAGTCGCCTCAACGTCGAGTGGACCTGGTCAGACCCGAAGGTCAACGCACTACTCGCAGAGGCGAACCGCATGTTGGGCGAGCTCAACGCGTTCTCTTCCCACGTCCCCGATATCGAGCTTTTCATCAGGATACACGTGATCAAGGAAGCTACCACCTCCAGCCGGATAGAGGGGACCCGGACCGAAATGGAAGATGCGGTTATGAAAAAGTCGGACGTGGATGCCGAGAAGAAGGACGAATGGCAGGAGGTACACAACTACAGCCGGGCGATGAATTACGCCATTAGGAGGCTCAAAGATGTTCCGATTTCAACAAGGCTGCTGAAAGAAACGCACAAGACTTTGATGGCGGGAGTTCGGGGGAAAAGGAAACTCCCGGGTCAATACCGGAGGAGTCAGAATTGGATCGGAGGGGCTAACCCTCAGGATGCCGTTTTTGTTCCACCGCACCACACCGAGGTGCATTCTCTGATGAGCGATTTGGAGAACTTCCTCCATAATGATCAGCTCCAAATGCCCCACCTCATGAGAATCGCCATGGCACATTATCAGTTCGAAACGATCCACCCGTTTCTCGACGGAAACGGCAGGCTTGGCCGGCTCCTCATCACACTCTACCTTGTCAGCAACGACATCTTGTCGAAACCGGCTCTGTACCTCTCCGCTTACTTTGAAAAGCACAAAGCCACCTACTTTGACAATCTCATGCGCGTGCGGACTGCAAATGATCTCCTTCAATGGATAAGGTTCTTTCTTGTCGCCGTAACCGAGACGGCAAGGCAGGGGACCACAACCTTAAAGAAGATCCTGGCTCTCCGTGAGAATATTGAATCAAACCGACTTCCGACGCTTGGAACGAAACTCCCCCGGGCACGAAGGCTCCTCACCCATCTCTATAAGTCGCCACGACTCACCACGGCAGATGTCGCCGGCACATTGGACGTCACGCCCGCGACGGCAAATGCGTTGATCCGCGATTTTGTGAAGCTTGGAATATTGAGTGAAACTACTGGTGGTAGGAGGAACAGGATTTTCACATTCCACGAGTATCTGGACTTGTTCTGA
- a CDS encoding S41 family peptidase, translated as MSNRFQFLSIALILGTTQLLFAQKEARFMRFPDIHGDAIVFSYEGDLWRASASGGLAARITSFPGNEYSAKFSPDGQSIAFTGTYDGSTNIYVMPAGGGNPKRITYAPGGVQTVCWTPDGKRVVYRSYIENYIGRDPNLYFVDRDGSAPDRFPIDRARLCSFSKDGTKILYQRREDEEYNRKRYTGGDYPDIWMYDFRANIFTPVTSYVGKNVYPMWIGDAMYYVSDQSNKVSNLCKMDLRSKTIAPLTAYDDVDVMMPSTDGENIVFMHDGYAHLLNVASGAVKKLSITVPSDEWTLRPRALNPKDYIHSMNAANDGKTAAIEARGDVFIVKSDKPQIPNISETPGTREMYPAISPDGKSVAFFSDKSGEYELYTQPVGGGSWTQLTTTLNRTNYHPLWSPDGKKLLFGNKNFTIYYVDVATKKLVTVDQSNQLKNDEFYWEISDYNWSPDSRWICYSFVEYNKNSRIFLFDTETGKKQAVTDDFYDNISPCFDAKGDYLYYLSSRNFDIQLDFYEDNHIVSAPQNVMVVQLRANERPPFADTSGGKEPKGGKFRIDLEGLSKRTYPIPNLSGNFFHLRAGKGKVLWSSVDRFTTAEYGDIFQPTGATKWQLHIYDISERKDNQLTDKIAACQLSADGSNMIIQSGSDYYLTSVEKAYQSKSPGTKLSLASMVYNADPRQEWLQIFNDMWRWYRDFFYNEKMEGKDWKALGDRYRSYIPSIGSRDDLNWVMLQLAGELATSHTYISGGDVGPNLSISTPLYTGWLGADLVADKTSGYYRFGTVYGPTEYNANLSAPLARPDVEVNEGDYLLEIDGREIKAPDDYFKYLQVTGGQKVKITVNDRPSKTGSRTYEVEPIRNDNSLRYARWLKSNIDHVLKASDGKLGYMHITAMGEGGIGEFDKFWRAFRYKQGLIIDVRRNSGGWTEYFMIDKLERQMVAQNVLTNMVPFRYPGSTSSGNYVVVSNENNGSDGEAFIENFKARKLGTVVGVPSWGGLVGILNTQTTIDNGHVEQPNNAFYNADSKWWIENHGADPDIVIDDDPQSVMAGKDVQLDKAIEVALKNIKEHPYSFPPVPPYPHR; from the coding sequence ATGTCCAATAGATTCCAATTTCTGTCAATCGCACTCATTCTCGGAACGACCCAGCTTCTGTTCGCGCAAAAGGAGGCGCGGTTCATGCGCTTCCCCGACATTCACGGGGACGCGATCGTCTTCTCGTATGAGGGTGATCTCTGGCGGGCGAGCGCCAGCGGAGGACTCGCGGCGCGGATTACGAGCTTCCCGGGAAACGAGTATTCGGCGAAGTTCTCGCCTGACGGACAGTCGATCGCGTTCACCGGCACGTACGACGGATCGACGAACATTTATGTCATGCCCGCAGGCGGGGGAAACCCGAAGCGGATTACCTATGCGCCGGGAGGAGTTCAGACGGTTTGCTGGACGCCCGACGGCAAGCGTGTCGTATATCGCTCCTATATCGAGAACTACATAGGCCGCGACCCGAATCTTTACTTCGTGGATCGCGACGGGTCCGCTCCCGACCGCTTTCCGATCGATCGTGCCCGGTTATGCAGCTTCTCAAAAGACGGCACGAAAATCCTTTATCAGCGGAGAGAGGACGAGGAATATAACAGGAAGCGATATACAGGCGGCGACTATCCGGACATCTGGATGTATGATTTCCGGGCGAACATCTTTACCCCGGTCACCTCATATGTCGGAAAGAACGTCTATCCGATGTGGATCGGTGATGCGATGTATTATGTTTCCGACCAATCAAACAAGGTTTCGAACCTGTGCAAGATGGACTTGCGGTCGAAAACGATCGCGCCCCTGACCGCCTACGACGACGTCGACGTGATGATGCCGTCCACCGACGGGGAAAACATCGTCTTTATGCATGACGGGTATGCGCACCTCCTGAATGTGGCGAGCGGTGCCGTGAAGAAGCTTTCGATCACCGTTCCCTCCGACGAATGGACTCTCAGACCGAGAGCGCTGAACCCGAAGGACTACATCCACTCGATGAACGCCGCAAACGACGGGAAAACCGCCGCGATCGAAGCCCGGGGCGACGTGTTTATCGTGAAATCCGACAAGCCGCAGATCCCGAACATCTCGGAAACACCCGGAACACGCGAGATGTATCCCGCGATTTCTCCCGACGGCAAATCGGTTGCGTTCTTTTCGGACAAGTCCGGGGAGTATGAGCTCTACACGCAACCGGTGGGCGGAGGTTCCTGGACGCAGCTCACGACGACGTTGAACCGGACGAACTACCATCCCCTCTGGTCGCCCGACGGGAAGAAGCTTCTCTTCGGCAACAAGAACTTCACCATCTATTATGTCGATGTCGCCACCAAGAAGCTCGTTACCGTGGATCAATCAAATCAGCTGAAGAACGACGAGTTCTACTGGGAGATCAGCGACTACAACTGGTCGCCCGACAGCAGGTGGATCTGCTACAGCTTCGTCGAATACAATAAGAACAGCCGGATCTTCCTCTTCGATACCGAGACGGGAAAGAAGCAGGCCGTGACGGACGATTTCTACGACAACATCAGTCCCTGCTTCGACGCCAAAGGGGATTACCTGTACTACCTCTCGAGCCGAAACTTCGACATCCAGTTGGATTTTTACGAGGACAATCATATCGTTTCAGCCCCGCAGAACGTGATGGTCGTGCAGCTTCGGGCAAACGAGCGGCCGCCGTTCGCAGACACATCGGGCGGAAAGGAACCGAAGGGGGGCAAGTTCCGTATCGATCTCGAAGGGCTGAGCAAGAGGACCTACCCCATCCCGAACCTCTCGGGCAATTTCTTCCACTTGAGGGCCGGCAAGGGAAAAGTGTTGTGGTCGTCCGTGGACCGCTTCACAACGGCCGAGTACGGAGATATCTTCCAGCCGACCGGGGCCACGAAATGGCAGCTTCACATCTATGATATCTCGGAGCGGAAGGACAATCAGTTAACCGACAAGATCGCGGCATGCCAGCTCTCCGCCGACGGTTCAAATATGATCATCCAGAGCGGCTCCGATTATTATCTCACCTCGGTCGAGAAGGCGTACCAATCGAAATCGCCCGGGACGAAACTTTCGCTGGCCTCAATGGTATACAACGCGGATCCCCGGCAGGAATGGCTTCAGATCTTCAACGACATGTGGCGCTGGTACCGGGATTTCTTCTACAATGAGAAGATGGAGGGAAAGGATTGGAAGGCGCTCGGAGACAGGTACCGCTCCTATATTCCCTCGATCGGGTCACGGGACGATTTGAACTGGGTCATGTTACAGCTCGCCGGAGAGCTCGCCACTTCACACACGTACATCAGCGGGGGAGATGTCGGTCCGAATTTATCAATCTCCACCCCTCTCTACACCGGCTGGCTCGGCGCGGACCTGGTGGCAGACAAGACGAGCGGCTATTACCGCTTTGGGACGGTCTACGGTCCGACCGAATACAACGCGAATCTCTCGGCGCCGCTTGCAAGGCCGGACGTCGAGGTGAACGAAGGGGATTATCTGCTCGAGATCGACGGCAGGGAGATCAAGGCGCCGGACGATTACTTCAAATACCTTCAGGTGACGGGCGGGCAAAAAGTCAAAATCACGGTGAACGACAGACCGTCGAAGACGGGGTCCAGGACGTACGAGGTCGAGCCGATCCGCAACGACAATTCGCTCCGGTACGCCAGGTGGCTCAAATCGAATATCGACCACGTCTTGAAGGCAAGCGACGGGAAACTGGGGTACATGCATATCACCGCGATGGGCGAAGGAGGCATCGGAGAGTTCGACAAGTTCTGGCGGGCGTTCCGATACAAGCAGGGGCTCATCATCGATGTCAGGCGCAACAGCGGCGGATGGACCGAGTACTTCATGATCGACAAACTTGAACGGCAGATGGTCGCGCAGAACGTGCTGACCAACATGGTGCCCTTCCGGTATCCGGGGAGCACCTCGAGCGGAAATTACGTCGTGGTCTCGAACGAGAACAACGGTTCCGACGGCGAAGCGTTCATAGAGAATTTCAAGGCGAGAAAACTCGGAACGGTCGTGGGCGTTCCCTCCTGGGGCGGATTGGTGGGGATTCTCAACACGCAAACGACCATCGATAACGGCCACGTCGAGCAGCCGAACAACGCGTTCTATAATGCGGACAGCAAATGGTGGATTGAAAACCATGGCGCCGATCCCGACATCGTAATCGATGACGATCCCCAGAGCGTGATGGCGGGGAAGGACGTCCAGCTTGACAAGGCGATTGAGGTCGCGCTCAAAAACATCAAGGAGCATCCCTACAGCTTCCCGCCGGTGCCGCCCTATCCTCACCGGTAG